A genomic window from Terriglobia bacterium includes:
- a CDS encoding DMT family transporter, whose protein sequence is MNASSAPSFSAPPAPGRLFIVSSVALIVAIWAVNFIAAKIGLRHLSPLTMGSFRVVLAGLAMLPTYFVCLRLPVFAEAAAAQRRGFSARDYAIFAYLGFFGVVINQMCFTAGLHYTSVTHSAVIVGMGPLYILVLAVLLRLERWTWRKAGGMALAFAGVTLMAGKSGMSAHSPTLHGDFITLCGSVGFAIYVVLGKRVARRYDALTMTAYNHFAGALCVLPLALYEARRIGPASAWRAIPWQTWAATLYMALFASAMAYLFYYWLLRFMPASQVSAFTYLLPVSATILGILWLGEQGTLGEFLGAAVVLLGVYTVESARVPESSPQ, encoded by the coding sequence GTGAACGCCTCCTCGGCCCCTTCGTTCTCTGCGCCTCCCGCTCCGGGACGCCTCTTCATCGTCTCTTCCGTCGCCCTGATCGTCGCCATCTGGGCCGTCAACTTCATCGCTGCCAAGATCGGCCTGCGGCATCTCTCCCCGCTGACCATGGGCTCTTTCCGCGTCGTCCTCGCCGGTCTGGCCATGCTCCCGACGTACTTCGTCTGCCTCCGCCTGCCTGTCTTCGCCGAAGCCGCCGCCGCCCAGCGCCGCGGCTTTTCCGCCCGTGATTACGCGATCTTCGCCTACCTCGGTTTCTTCGGCGTGGTCATCAACCAGATGTGCTTCACGGCCGGCCTGCACTACACCTCCGTCACCCACTCTGCGGTTATCGTCGGCATGGGCCCCCTCTACATCCTCGTTCTCGCCGTCCTCCTCCGCCTCGAGCGCTGGACTTGGCGCAAAGCCGGCGGCATGGCCCTGGCCTTCGCCGGCGTCACCCTCATGGCCGGGAAGAGCGGCATGTCCGCCCACTCGCCGACCCTCCACGGCGACTTCATCACCCTCTGCGGTTCCGTCGGCTTCGCCATCTACGTGGTCCTCGGCAAGCGCGTCGCCCGCCGCTACGACGCTCTCACCATGACCGCCTACAACCACTTCGCCGGCGCCCTCTGCGTTCTCCCTCTGGCTCTCTACGAAGCCCGCCGCATCGGCCCCGCCTCCGCTTGGCGGGCCATCCCCTGGCAGACCTGGGCCGCCACCCTCTATATGGCCCTCTTCGCTTCCGCCATGGCCTATCTCTTCTACTACTGGCTCCTGCGCTTCATGCCCGCCTCCCAGGTCAGCGCCTTCACCTATCTCCTCCCCGTCTCCGCCACCATCCTCGGCATCCTCTGGCTCGGCGAGCAGGGCACTCTCGGCGAATTTCTCGGCGCCGCCGTCGTCCTTCTCGGCGTCTACACCGTCGAATCCGCCCGCGTCCCGGAAAGCTCGCCCCAATAG
- a CDS encoding acetyltransferase: MSAEILIRGCDALAEIDRCVELQREIWGEADLEITPSSVFVVAAHVGGQVLGAFDGPRMIGFTLALPGVRERQPFLHSHMTGVLGAYRDRGVGRQLKLFQRDEALARGIRLIEWTFDPLELRNAHFNLNRLGAIARTYLPNLYGVTSSPLHRGLPTDRLLAEWHLDSPRVIAILSGKVPEPLDAPAVISFPSELDEWKRSNPEEVARVQARTRREFQDWFARGYAAIATRTTPAGSAYLLAPWSDF, encoded by the coding sequence ATGAGCGCAGAAATCCTCATCCGGGGCTGCGACGCCCTCGCGGAGATCGATCGCTGTGTCGAGTTGCAGCGCGAGATCTGGGGCGAGGCGGACCTGGAAATCACACCCAGTTCCGTCTTCGTCGTCGCCGCTCACGTCGGCGGCCAGGTCCTCGGCGCTTTCGACGGCCCGCGCATGATTGGCTTCACCCTGGCTCTGCCCGGCGTCCGCGAGCGCCAGCCCTTCCTGCACTCGCACATGACCGGCGTCCTCGGCGCTTATCGCGACCGCGGTGTCGGCCGCCAGCTCAAGCTTTTTCAGCGTGACGAAGCCCTCGCTCGCGGTATCCGCCTCATCGAATGGACCTTCGATCCCCTCGAGCTGCGCAACGCGCACTTCAATCTCAACCGCCTCGGCGCCATCGCCCGCACCTATCTCCCCAATCTCTACGGCGTCACCTCCAGCCCCCTGCACCGCGGCCTGCCCACCGACCGCCTGCTCGCCGAATGGCATCTCGATTCCCCGCGGGTCATCGCCATCCTCTCGGGAAAAGTTCCCGAGCCGCTGGACGCCCCGGCAGTGATCTCTTTTCCCTCCGAATTGGACGAATGGAAACGCAGCAATCCCGAGGAAGTTGCGCGCGTGCAGGCCCGCACCCGCCGGGAGTTCCAGGACTGGTTCGCGCGCGGCTATGCCGCCATCGCCACGCGCACTACCCCTGCCGGTTCCGCCTATCTGCTCGCGCCGTGGAGCGATTTTTAA
- the bfr gene encoding bacterioferritin, translating into MKGKPEVLAELSARLKEELGAINQYILHAEMCENWGYERISKQTKQQAIGEMKHAEKLVERILFLEGLPKMDELAKISIGKSVKQQLENDLALEKGAVSAYNKSIEICRTAGDNASADFLKEILKDEEGHIDHLETELGLIEQLGLENYLAQQLKEEG; encoded by the coding sequence ATGAAAGGAAAACCCGAAGTGCTGGCGGAGCTCTCCGCGAGACTCAAGGAGGAGCTCGGAGCCATCAACCAGTACATCCTGCACGCGGAAATGTGCGAGAACTGGGGCTACGAGCGGATCTCCAAGCAGACCAAACAGCAGGCCATCGGCGAAATGAAGCACGCCGAAAAACTCGTCGAGCGCATCCTGTTCCTCGAGGGGCTGCCGAAGATGGATGAATTGGCCAAAATCAGCATCGGCAAGAGCGTGAAGCAGCAACTGGAAAACGACCTGGCGCTGGAGAAGGGCGCAGTCTCCGCGTACAACAAATCCATCGAGATATGCCGCACGGCCGGCGACAACGCCAGCGCGGATTTCCTGAAAGAAATCCTGAAGGACGAAGAAGGGCACATCGACCACCTGGAGACCGAGCTGGGCTTGATCGAGCAGCTGGGCCTGGAGAACTACCTGGCCCAGCAACTCAAGGAAGAGGGATAG
- the recO gene encoding DNA repair protein RecO — MPALETEAIILKTFPLGEADRLVSFLSRSSGRMRGVASGARRLKNRYGSTLELLAHVQMDYIERETRDLVRIQQCDLLESFHAAQSEYSLATGLAMISEITEMVLPEREPAEAMFRLILLAAGEIERRKDWRLPVCYFAFWTVKLGGWLPPLDRCGKCGGVLGSRQGYHASWSPGLLCEDCRRPGMRSLSPAARKIAEILKSERLDKIEDTTVPVALAEELREAALDWIEHHTERKLITRGLLETA; from the coding sequence ATGCCTGCTCTGGAAACGGAAGCGATCATCCTCAAGACATTTCCTCTGGGCGAGGCCGACCGCTTGGTGAGTTTTCTCTCCCGGTCCAGTGGCCGGATGCGCGGCGTGGCTTCCGGTGCGCGGCGGCTCAAGAACCGCTATGGCTCGACGCTGGAGCTGCTGGCGCACGTGCAGATGGATTACATCGAGCGCGAGACGCGCGATCTGGTGCGCATCCAGCAATGCGACCTGCTGGAGTCGTTTCACGCGGCGCAGAGCGAGTACTCGCTGGCGACCGGGCTGGCGATGATCAGCGAGATCACCGAGATGGTCTTGCCGGAGCGCGAGCCGGCGGAGGCCATGTTCCGGCTGATTCTCCTGGCGGCGGGAGAAATTGAACGGCGCAAGGATTGGCGGCTTCCCGTCTGCTATTTCGCTTTCTGGACGGTGAAGCTGGGCGGCTGGCTTCCGCCTCTCGATCGCTGCGGGAAGTGCGGCGGCGTACTCGGCTCGCGCCAGGGGTATCATGCTTCCTGGAGCCCAGGGCTGTTGTGCGAGGATTGCCGGCGGCCCGGGATGCGTTCGCTCTCGCCCGCGGCGCGCAAGATTGCCGAGATTTTGAAGAGTGAGCGTTTAGACAAGATCGAAGACACCACGGTCCCGGTTGCGCTGGCGGAGGAATTGCGCGAAGCCGCTCTCGATTGGATCGAGCATCACACGGAACGAAAATTGATTACCCGGGGACTCTTGGAGACGGCGTGA
- a CDS encoding rhomboid family intramembrane serine protease gives MFIPLKDLNPRRGVPFVTVLLILCNVAVFAYQASLTEHAQKVLAFAYGTVPNRFPALLAGHGEWTTALLPLVTSMFLHGSVLHLAGNMLFLWVFGDNVEDYFGHFAYLLFYFVCGIAAGLLHVVTNLHSVLPALGASGAISGVMGAYLVLYPRSRILTLVFIFLVPIPAVIILGWWFVLQFLSGMSTLGMRTAGGVAWWAHVGGFLMGMALTIGARRR, from the coding sequence ATGTTCATCCCACTCAAAGACCTGAATCCACGCCGCGGCGTGCCGTTCGTGACGGTGCTGCTGATCCTTTGCAATGTGGCGGTATTTGCCTACCAAGCCTCACTCACGGAGCATGCTCAGAAAGTCCTGGCTTTTGCCTACGGCACGGTTCCGAACCGCTTCCCTGCTTTGCTGGCCGGGCACGGAGAGTGGACAACGGCGCTGCTGCCGCTGGTGACCAGCATGTTTCTGCACGGAAGTGTGCTGCACCTCGCGGGGAATATGCTTTTTTTGTGGGTCTTCGGCGATAACGTCGAGGACTACTTCGGGCACTTCGCGTATCTGCTGTTTTATTTTGTCTGCGGAATCGCGGCGGGTCTCCTGCATGTGGTCACGAACCTGCATTCCGTGCTTCCCGCGCTGGGGGCCAGCGGGGCGATCTCCGGGGTGATGGGGGCATACCTGGTGCTGTACCCGAGGTCGCGGATACTGACGCTGGTGTTCATTTTCCTGGTGCCGATTCCGGCGGTGATCATTCTGGGATGGTGGTTCGTGCTGCAGTTTCTGAGCGGGATGAGCACGCTGGGGATGCGCACGGCGGGAGGAGTGGCCTGGTGGGCGCACGTGGGCGGCTTCCTGATGGGCATGGCGCTGACGATCGGTGCGCGGCGGAGATAA
- a CDS encoding PAS domain S-box protein has protein sequence MNVPLNLETTPAGRTVARLAAAAAVFASFLALVGWVFGIAAFRSLRPGLVAMNPLGALAFLLAGVSLWLQAPEEPGWKARRVGQVLASAVALVGLLKLAEILFGWHLGLDRILFRETLDSTGAGYPNRIPPNAAASFFFIGSALLLLDVKFRRRRPAQILALVAGMITLLAVVGYAYGVRSFYGLASFMPLPLNAAMAFLALCVGILFARPDAGLAPLFSSRTAGGIVARRLLPIAIALPILLGWLRLIGQRSGLYGTEFGTALSVVTYIVVFGTVVYRNARLLHQTDLGRAQAEGALQASERRFAGILDIAEDAVISADDSQRIRLFNKGAEKVFGYAAPEVLGQPLDLLLPERFVPGHRRHVRNFAGTPERARRMAERTEVFGRRKDGGEFPAEASISKLVQDGQTTFTVMLRDVSARKQAEQEIIQRSVQLEASNRELEAFCYSVSHDLRTPLRGIDGFSQALLEEYADRLDSQGKDYLRRVRAATQRMGTLIDDLLNLSRVTRSEIRREAVDLSALAHVIAADLQNLQPERPVEFTIAPQLLAQGDPRLLRLVLENLLANAWKFTSRHPRARIEFGTAAHNGSTAYFVRDDGAGFDAAHAGQLFGAFQRLHAMTEFPGTGVGLATVQRIIQRHGGKVWAEGVVEQGATFYFTLGAD, from the coding sequence ATGAACGTTCCGCTGAACCTGGAGACCACCCCCGCCGGCAGGACCGTAGCACGCCTGGCGGCCGCCGCTGCCGTTTTCGCCAGCTTTCTCGCCCTTGTTGGCTGGGTGTTCGGCATCGCGGCATTCAGGAGCCTCAGACCAGGCCTGGTGGCGATGAATCCCTTGGGGGCCTTGGCCTTTCTCCTCGCCGGTGTGTCTTTATGGCTCCAGGCGCCGGAAGAGCCCGGTTGGAAGGCGCGGCGCGTTGGTCAGGTTCTGGCGTCGGCAGTTGCCCTGGTGGGTTTGCTCAAGCTGGCGGAAATTCTTTTCGGCTGGCACCTGGGCCTTGACCGCATCCTTTTTCGCGAAACACTGGATTCCACCGGCGCCGGTTATCCCAATCGGATTCCGCCCAATGCCGCCGCAAGTTTTTTCTTCATCGGAAGCGCGCTGCTGCTCCTGGATGTGAAGTTCCGCCGCCGCCGCCCAGCCCAGATTCTGGCGCTGGTGGCGGGCATGATTACGCTCCTGGCCGTGGTTGGCTATGCCTATGGTGTCCGGTCGTTCTACGGCCTCGCCTCGTTCATGCCGCTGCCCCTCAACGCGGCGATGGCCTTCCTCGCCTTATGCGTCGGAATTCTTTTTGCCCGCCCGGACGCCGGCCTGGCGCCGCTGTTTTCGAGCCGCACGGCTGGCGGAATCGTGGCCCGCCGCTTGTTGCCCATTGCCATTGCGCTTCCGATCCTGCTGGGATGGTTGCGGCTGATCGGGCAGCGCTCCGGCCTCTACGGTACCGAGTTCGGGACTGCGCTCTCGGTTGTGACTTACATCGTCGTCTTCGGCACTGTCGTCTACCGCAACGCTCGCTTGCTCCATCAGACCGACCTCGGCCGGGCGCAGGCGGAGGGAGCCCTGCAAGCATCGGAACGCCGCTTCGCGGGGATTTTGGACATTGCCGAAGACGCCGTTATTTCCGCGGATGACTCCCAGCGCATTCGCTTGTTCAATAAAGGAGCGGAAAAGGTCTTCGGATATGCCGCCCCGGAAGTGCTGGGCCAGCCGCTGGACCTGCTCCTCCCGGAGCGCTTTGTTCCGGGGCATCGCCGGCATGTCCGCAACTTTGCGGGCACGCCCGAAAGAGCCCGGCGCATGGCCGAGCGCACGGAGGTTTTCGGGCGTCGCAAAGACGGCGGCGAATTTCCCGCGGAAGCCTCCATCTCCAAGCTCGTCCAGGACGGGCAGACCACCTTTACCGTCATGTTGCGCGACGTTTCCGCCCGCAAGCAGGCGGAGCAGGAAATTATCCAGCGCAGCGTGCAACTCGAAGCCTCCAACCGGGAGCTGGAAGCGTTTTGCTATTCCGTGTCCCACGATCTCCGCACGCCGCTCCGCGGCATCGACGGTTTCAGCCAGGCTTTGCTGGAGGAGTACGCGGACCGGCTCGACAGCCAGGGGAAGGACTATCTGCGGCGCGTCCGGGCGGCAACCCAGCGCATGGGTACGCTGATCGACGACCTCCTGAATCTCTCCCGGGTGACGCGCAGCGAGATTCGCCGCGAAGCTGTTGATTTGAGCGCTTTGGCGCACGTCATCGCCGCGGACCTGCAAAATCTCCAGCCGGAACGCCCGGTGGAGTTTACCATTGCCCCGCAGCTGCTGGCGCAGGGAGACCCTCGCCTCTTGCGCCTGGTGTTGGAAAACTTGCTCGCCAATGCCTGGAAGTTCACCTCCCGGCATCCGCGTGCCCGCATCGAGTTCGGAACCGCCGCGCACAACGGCAGTACCGCTTACTTTGTGCGCGATGATGGCGCCGGCTTCGATGCCGCGCACGCGGGCCAGTTGTTTGGCGCTTTCCAGCGCCTGCATGCGATGACCGAGTTTCCGGGGACCGGCGTGGGCCTGGCCACCGTGCAGCGGATCATTCAGCGGCACGGTGGAAAAGTGTGGGCCGAAGGAGTAGTGGAACAAGGCGCCACGTTCTATTTCACTCTAGGCGCGGACTGA
- a CDS encoding ankyrin repeat domain-containing protein produces MEAKGYLFENKIPFLPVVTGLNRATDWRIVDPKVTPLMDAAKSGDIARVKQLLAGGADVNARDQRGYTALMHASMGLHDRADVVRILLSAGADLNARDKSGQSALAWAMWNGIQIGIVKELVSAGADVNVRDNLGNPVLLDAVSSGADEVAAGEAVELLIAAGADLGAKDSQGETALSLAMRINRFQIAQTLKQAGSADVKP; encoded by the coding sequence GTGGAGGCTAAAGGCTACCTCTTCGAGAACAAGATCCCTTTTCTGCCGGTTGTTACCGGCCTTAATCGAGCCACTGATTGGCGTATCGTCGATCCCAAAGTAACTCCCTTGATGGATGCCGCGAAAAGCGGTGATATTGCGCGCGTGAAGCAACTTCTTGCTGGTGGGGCCGACGTCAATGCCCGCGATCAGCGCGGTTACACCGCACTCATGCACGCTAGCATGGGCCTTCACGACCGTGCCGATGTGGTTAGAATACTCCTCTCTGCCGGGGCAGATCTGAATGCCAGAGATAAGTCTGGGCAGAGCGCTTTGGCATGGGCGATGTGGAACGGAATCCAAATCGGAATTGTGAAGGAACTGGTATCCGCCGGAGCGGACGTCAACGTAAGAGACAATCTGGGAAATCCAGTTCTATTAGATGCGGTTTCGAGTGGCGCAGATGAAGTCGCCGCCGGGGAAGCTGTCGAGCTCTTAATCGCGGCTGGAGCGGATCTGGGAGCTAAGGACTCGCAAGGAGAAACAGCGTTGTCGCTCGCCATGCGAATAAACCGCTTTCAAATCGCTCAAACACTCAAGCAGGCGGGTAGCGCAGACGTAAAGCCCTAA
- the mazG gene encoding nucleoside triphosphate pyrophosphohydrolase, which produces MRPRHSKSAKRKRPRRPGKTARAAGRSAKLAKPVKAARRVPSLSPGAWFEKLVALQARLRAPGGCPWDIEQTHATLRTYLLEEAYEVLDALESGDDAKFAEEMGDLLLQIVFHSQIASEEGRFTVADVIREVHDKMVRRHPHVFGEAQARNAGEVLRNWERLKAEERKAKRAAAGFSGPEEEHGAGSPSLLDGVPRTAPATLEAFQLTRRAARIGFDWDDPAGILDKWREESAELLHALQAKDTAHIEEEVGDMLFVAVNLARFLHVDPEIALKKANRKFSTRFRAMEKLAAEQGRALAGVPRAELERLWDTAKHSEGEPAHAQKGGPGKP; this is translated from the coding sequence ATGCGCCCCCGTCACTCCAAATCTGCCAAGCGGAAACGCCCCCGGCGCCCCGGCAAGACTGCCCGTGCCGCAGGACGCTCCGCCAAGCTGGCCAAGCCAGTAAAGGCTGCCAGGCGGGTCCCGTCGCTCAGCCCTGGCGCCTGGTTCGAAAAGCTGGTCGCCCTGCAAGCTCGCCTGCGCGCCCCCGGCGGCTGCCCCTGGGACATCGAGCAGACCCACGCCACCCTGCGTACCTACCTCCTCGAGGAGGCCTACGAAGTCCTCGATGCCCTGGAGAGCGGCGACGACGCCAAGTTTGCCGAGGAGATGGGCGACCTTCTCCTCCAGATCGTCTTTCATTCGCAAATCGCCAGCGAGGAAGGCCGCTTCACCGTTGCCGACGTCATCCGCGAGGTTCACGACAAGATGGTCCGCCGCCACCCCCACGTCTTCGGGGAAGCGCAGGCCCGCAACGCCGGCGAAGTCCTCCGGAACTGGGAACGCCTCAAAGCCGAAGAGCGCAAAGCCAAGCGCGCCGCAGCCGGCTTCAGCGGCCCCGAGGAAGAGCACGGCGCCGGGTCGCCCTCCTTACTCGACGGCGTCCCCAGGACCGCCCCGGCCACGCTCGAAGCCTTTCAACTCACCCGCCGCGCCGCCCGCATCGGCTTCGACTGGGACGACCCCGCCGGCATCCTCGACAAGTGGCGCGAGGAATCCGCCGAGCTCCTGCACGCCCTGCAGGCCAAAGACACCGCCCATATCGAGGAAGAGGTCGGCGACATGCTCTTCGTCGCCGTCAACCTGGCCCGCTTCCTCCACGTGGACCCGGAGATCGCCTTGAAAAAGGCCAACCGCAAATTTTCCACCCGCTTCCGCGCCATGGAAAAGCTCGCTGCGGAGCAGGGAAGGGCTCTGGCCGGCGTTCCCCGCGCGGAGCTCGAGCGCCTTTGGGATACCGCCAAGCACTCCGAGGGCGAACCCGCTCACGCGCAGAAAGGCGGGCCGGGCAAACCATGA
- the menC gene encoding o-succinylbenzoate synthase, producing the protein MKLRAITLRELPMKLVAPFQTSMGVNDVRRIMLLEADVDGVTGWGECVAGENPFYSPETVETAWHILRDHLWPLLKGREFASASEVWDLLARARGNNMAKGAVEAAIWDAEAKSKGLPLAKLLGGTRGEIACGVSIGIKPTGDELVAAVRKELAAGYQRIKIKIQPGWDLAPVQRLRQEFPKIRLMVDANSAYRLSDLPLLQQLEGFYLMMIEQPLGWDDLYSHVELQKKLQTPICLDECIHTEEQARAALALGACKIINIKLGRVGGFTPAKRIHDLCQQHGIPVWCGGMLESGIGRAHNIALSTLPNFSLPGDVTASRRYWHEDIIEPEVIVSPQGTIRVPTAPGIGFAPRRDLIEKLTVRMERLT; encoded by the coding sequence ATGAAACTCCGCGCGATCACTCTCCGCGAACTCCCCATGAAGCTGGTCGCCCCATTCCAAACCAGCATGGGCGTCAACGACGTCCGCCGCATCATGCTTCTCGAAGCCGACGTCGACGGCGTCACCGGCTGGGGCGAATGCGTTGCCGGCGAAAACCCCTTCTACAGCCCGGAAACCGTGGAGACCGCCTGGCACATCCTCCGCGATCATCTCTGGCCGCTCCTCAAGGGCCGGGAGTTCGCCTCCGCCTCTGAGGTCTGGGATCTGCTCGCCCGGGCCCGCGGCAACAACATGGCCAAAGGCGCAGTCGAAGCCGCCATCTGGGACGCCGAAGCCAAAAGCAAGGGCCTGCCTCTGGCCAAACTCCTCGGCGGCACCCGCGGCGAAATCGCCTGCGGCGTCTCCATCGGCATCAAGCCCACCGGCGACGAGCTCGTCGCCGCCGTTCGCAAAGAGCTCGCCGCCGGCTACCAGCGCATTAAAATCAAGATCCAGCCCGGCTGGGACCTCGCCCCCGTCCAGCGCCTCCGCCAGGAGTTTCCCAAGATCCGCCTCATGGTCGACGCCAACTCCGCCTATCGCCTTTCCGACTTACCCCTCCTCCAGCAGCTCGAAGGCTTCTACCTCATGATGATCGAGCAGCCCCTCGGCTGGGACGACCTCTACAGCCACGTCGAGCTCCAGAAAAAACTGCAGACCCCCATCTGCCTCGACGAGTGCATTCACACCGAAGAGCAGGCCCGCGCTGCGCTCGCCCTTGGCGCCTGCAAAATCATCAACATCAAGCTCGGCCGCGTCGGCGGCTTCACCCCCGCCAAGCGCATCCACGACCTCTGCCAGCAGCACGGCATTCCCGTCTGGTGCGGCGGCATGCTCGAATCCGGCATCGGCCGTGCTCACAATATCGCCCTCTCCACGCTTCCCAATTTCTCCCTCCCCGGCGACGTCACCGCCAGCCGCCGCTACTGGCACGAGGACATCATCGAGCCCGAAGTCATCGTCTCGCCGCAGGGCACCATCCGCGTGCCCACCGCCCCGGGCATCGGCTTCGCGCCGCGTCGCGACCTCATCGAAAAACTCACCGTGCGCATGGAGAGGCTGACCTAG
- a CDS encoding glycine--tRNA ligase subunit alpha: protein MKTKVKLEKKKQGLTVQDLILTLSQFWVKRGCVLQQPYDVEVGAGTMHPETFLRVLGAAPYRVAYVQPSRRPADGRYGENPNRLYKHLQFQIVLKPSPADVQDVYLKSLEAIGIRLAEHDIRFEEDNWESPTLGAWGIGWQVLLDGLEITQFTYFQQCGGVDLDPISVELTYGLERIASFLQGVESVYDLRWSEDRSYGEIRLREEQQLSVYSFERSDAQAIRSEFEIHEKEAKGLLDGFERTKGPARERYPLVAAYDLCLKCSHLFNQLDARGVISTTERAALMARVRTLACRTAEYFVQQRNGEESIPAAEVRA, encoded by the coding sequence GTGAAAACTAAAGTAAAACTTGAGAAGAAAAAACAGGGACTCACCGTTCAGGATCTGATTCTCACGCTCTCCCAATTCTGGGTGAAGCGCGGCTGCGTGCTGCAGCAGCCGTACGACGTGGAAGTGGGCGCCGGCACCATGCATCCGGAAACTTTTCTGCGCGTTCTCGGAGCGGCCCCTTATCGCGTGGCCTACGTGCAGCCGAGCCGTCGGCCCGCCGACGGTCGCTACGGCGAAAATCCCAACCGCCTCTACAAGCATCTGCAGTTTCAAATTGTCCTGAAGCCTTCGCCGGCGGACGTACAGGACGTGTATCTAAAGAGTCTGGAGGCCATCGGCATTCGCCTGGCCGAGCACGACATTCGCTTTGAAGAAGACAACTGGGAGTCGCCCACGCTGGGGGCCTGGGGCATCGGCTGGCAGGTGCTGCTCGATGGCCTGGAGATCACGCAGTTCACTTATTTCCAGCAGTGCGGGGGAGTGGATCTGGATCCCATCTCCGTGGAACTGACCTATGGGCTCGAGCGCATCGCATCCTTCCTGCAAGGGGTGGAGAGCGTCTACGATCTGCGCTGGTCCGAGGACCGCAGCTACGGGGAGATTCGATTGCGGGAAGAGCAGCAGCTTTCCGTGTATAGCTTCGAACGCAGCGACGCGCAGGCCATTCGCTCCGAATTCGAGATCCACGAGAAGGAGGCCAAGGGACTCCTGGATGGGTTTGAGCGGACCAAGGGGCCGGCGCGGGAGCGCTATCCGCTGGTGGCCGCCTACGATCTCTGCCTGAAGTGTTCGCACCTGTTCAACCAGCTCGATGCGCGCGGGGTAATTTCCACGACCGAGCGGGCCGCACTGATGGCCCGGGTGCGCACGCTGGCCTGCCGCACCGCAGAGTATTTCGTACAGCAGAGGAACGGGGAAGAAAGCATCCCCGCGGCCGAGGTGCGCGCATGA
- a CDS encoding isocitrate/isopropylmalate dehydrogenase family protein: protein MKDICPACSHLVGERPSGVEGPLFFLQPNEGVCPSFPRLTPAGAHVSVRPGLLPAPQEALPLANIPLRKGGPAARIAVLPGDGIGREVTPESVKVLHAAVKRPMEFVDLDWGAEKFLREGVTLPPGAIEMLRDEFDAILFGALGDPRVPSNQHAADILLGLRFQLDLYVNARPVELLHDRLTPLRNRTARDIRLIVFRENTEGLYVGVGGIFKKGTPDEVAVQEDMNTRKGVERIIRYAFEYARQHHLKRLCMSDKSNAMTFAHGLWQRVFKLIRQEYPEIESRHLYIDTLAMEIVRDPSQFDVIVTCNLFGDIVSDLGAQLAGGLGLAPSGNIHPGATSLFEPVHGSAPNIAGKGIANPLGSVLTSGMMLDFLGWEKEAALLKDAVRAALQVNRVTPDLGGELQTAAVGDWLAEYVAKNAS from the coding sequence ATGAAGGATATCTGTCCCGCCTGCTCCCACCTTGTCGGAGAGCGACCATCGGGAGTCGAGGGACCTCTCTTTTTCCTCCAACCCAACGAGGGTGTCTGTCCCTCCTTCCCCCGATTGACGCCCGCCGGAGCGCATGTTAGCGTGCGCCCTGGTTTACTTCCCGCACCTCAGGAGGCTCTCCCCTTGGCCAACATCCCTCTGCGCAAAGGCGGTCCGGCAGCCCGCATCGCGGTCCTCCCCGGCGACGGCATCGGCAGGGAAGTGACCCCCGAATCGGTCAAGGTCCTGCACGCCGCCGTCAAGCGCCCCATGGAGTTCGTGGACCTCGACTGGGGCGCCGAGAAGTTTCTCCGCGAAGGCGTCACCCTGCCCCCAGGCGCCATCGAGATGCTCCGCGACGAATTCGATGCCATCCTCTTCGGCGCCCTCGGCGATCCCCGCGTGCCCTCCAATCAGCACGCCGCCGACATCCTCCTCGGCCTGCGCTTCCAGCTCGATCTCTACGTCAACGCCCGCCCCGTCGAACTCCTCCACGACCGCCTCACCCCGCTCCGCAACCGCACCGCGCGCGACATCCGCCTCATCGTCTTCCGCGAAAACACCGAGGGCCTCTACGTCGGCGTCGGCGGCATCTTCAAGAAGGGCACCCCCGACGAGGTCGCCGTCCAGGAGGACATGAACACCCGCAAGGGCGTCGAACGCATCATCCGCTACGCCTTCGAGTACGCCCGCCAGCACCACCTCAAGCGTCTGTGCATGAGCGACAAATCCAACGCCATGACCTTCGCCCACGGCCTCTGGCAGCGCGTCTTCAAGCTCATCCGCCAGGAGTACCCGGAGATCGAATCCCGCCACCTGTACATAGATACCCTGGCCATGGAGATTGTCCGCGACCCCAGCCAGTTCGATGTCATCGTCACCTGCAACCTTTTCGGCGACATTGTCAGCGACCTCGGCGCGCAGCTCGCCGGCGGCCTGGGCCTGGCCCCCTCCGGCAATATCCACCCCGGCGCCACTTCACTCTTCGAACCCGTCCACGGCTCTGCCCCCAACATCGCCGGGAAGGGCATCGCCAACCCCCTCGGCTCCGTCCTCACCTCCGGCATGATGCTCGATTTCCTCGGCTGGGAAAAGGAAGCTGCGCTTCTGAAGGATGCCGTCCGCGCCGCCCTGCAGGTGAACCGGGTGACTCCGGATCTTGGCGGCGAGCTTCAGACCGCCGCCGTTGGCGACTGGCTGGCGGAATATGTGGCAAAAAATGCGTCGTAG